The nucleotide sequence GCCGTTCTTCGAGCAGCCGGAATACTTAGAGGCCTTGGTCGAAAGCGCCAAGCCCTACCTTGAGCAAGAGTTTGATCACCTGCTGCTGAGTTTTCACGGCCTGCCCGAGCGTCACTTGCGCAAGCTCGACCCCAGCAAACACTGTTTGAAAGGCCCTGATTGCTGCCGTACCGCCTCGCCTGAAGTGCTGGCCACCTGTTACCGCGCGCAATGTCTGCGCAGCGCCGAGCTATTTGCCCAGCGCATGGGGCTTAAGCCTGAGCAGTGGTCGGTGTCTTTCCAGTCGCGGTTGGGTCGCGACAAGTGGATCGAACCCTACACCGAAACACGCTTCGATGAGCTTGCTCAGCAAGGCGTGAAGAAGCTGCTGGTGATGTGCCCGGCGTTTGTCGCCGACTGCATTGAAACCCTGGAAGAAATTGGCGACCGTGGCCGCGAGCAGTTTACCGAGGCGGGTGGCGAGAGCTTGCAGTTAATCCCGTGCCTGAATGACCATCCACGTTGGGTCGAGGCGCTTAAAGTCCTCAGCGAGCGCGCCCCGTTGATGCTCTAACCGCGCGTTGGCACAGCGTTTATTCGTTTACACCGGTGCGTTGTATTCGCCTGCTGGATAACACCTGCAGGCGATGCGCATCGTGCCGTTTGTGCACCTAAGCTGACAGTTCATTTAACCGTCGCGCACCGTCTTGCACGGTGCCGTGGAGGCTGTCAGTGCTCAACAATAACAACGACTATCCCTCTTCCACCCGCGCCTGGGTGACTGTTGCCATCTTGATGGTGGCCTATGTGCTGTCGTTCATCGACCGGCAAATTCTCAATCTTTTAGTCGGTCCGATCCGCCGCGATTTGATGATCAGTGATACGCAAATGAGCCTGCTGATGGGCTTGTCCTTTGCGCTGTTTTACACCGTCTGCGGCATTCCTCTGGGTCGTTTGGCTGACACTAAAAGCCGTCGCGGGCTGATTGCCGTCGGCATTATATTTTGGAGCATGGCGACCGCTGCCTGCGGTATGGCCAAGCTGTATTGGCAATTTTTGATCTGCCGTATTGGCGTGGGGGTGGGTGAGGCGGCCTTGTCGCCGGCGGCTTATTCGTTGATTGCTGATAGCTTTCCGGCGGAGCGCCGCGCCACAGCGATCAGCGTGTATTCCATGGGGGTTTATTTGGGCTCCGGGCTGGCCTTCCTGCTCGGCGGGCTGGTGATTCAGTTTGCCTCGGCGCAAGGCGATGTGGTGCTGCCCGTGATCGGTGAAGTGCGCCCTTGGCAGTTGATCTTCCTGATTCTCGGCGCGGCAGGGGTGTTGTTTACTCTACTGATGCTGGCCGTCAAAGAGCCGGCTCGTCGTGGTGTAGGTGCCGGCGTTGCCGTGCCGCTGGCGGAGGTGGGTCGTTACATTCGCGCCAATCGCCGCACGGTGTTGTGCCATAACTTCGGTTTCGCAGGCTTGGCGTTTGCCGGTTATGGCAGCGCGGCCTGGGTGCCAACCTTCTTTATTCGCACCTATGGTTGGGACGCCGGGCAGGTCGGCATCGTCTACGGCAGCATCGTCGCGGTATTTGGTTGCCTGGGCATTGTTTTCGGCGGGCGGTTGGCGGACTGGATGGCCAAACGCGGCAGCAGCGACGCCAATATGCGCGTCGGCCTCTACGCCGCCATAGGTGCTGTGCCATTCGTGTTGGCGTTTCCGTTGATGGACAGCGCGTTCTGGGCGGCGGTTTTGATCGCACCGACTGTGTTCTTCCTGAGCATGCCGTTTGGTGTCGCTCCGGCAGCCATTCAGGAAATCATGCCCAACTCCATGCGCGGTCAGGCCTCGGCGATTTACCTGTTTGTGATCACCCTGATTGGCCTAGGCATCGGCCCAACAGCGGTTGCCTTGGTGACCGACTACGTATTTGCCGATGACAATGCACTGCGTTACTCGCTGCTGATCGTCACCGCGCTGGCAGTATTCAGCGCCATCGTACTGCTGAGCATGGGCCTGAAGCCTTACCGCGAAAGCGTGGTGCGGCTGCAAGGGTGGGCGGCCAGCCATGCCTAAGGTTTCACCGCGCAAAAGAAAGCCCCGAAAGGTTCGGGGCTTTTTTGTCTGAGTGCTTTATAGGTCTGGGTCTTCCAGTACCGTTTTGCTGCGCCAGCCCGCGCCACCTGGCAGGACTAAATTGAGCACCAACGCGCTGATGGCGCACAGCGAAATGCCGGACAGGGCAAACTCACTGTTACCCATGACCATGCCGCCGATGCCGAACACCAGCGTCACCGAAACGATGATCAGATTACGCGCCTCGGACAGGTCAACCTGATGGCGAATCAAGGTGTTCAAGCCGACCACCGCGATAGAGCCGAACAGCAAGCAGAGGATGCCGCCCATTACCGGTACTGGGATGCTCTGCAGCGCGGTGCCGAACTTACCCACAAAGGCCAAGCCAATGGCGAAGCAAGCTGCCCACGTCATGATTTTCGGGTTGTAGTTTTTGGTCAACATCACCGCGCCGGTCACTTCCGCGTACGTGGTATTAGGTGGGCCGCCGAGCATGCCGGCAACTGAAGTGGCCAGGCCATCACCGAGCAAGGTGCGGTGCAAGCCAGGCTTCTTGATAAAGTTTTTGCCGGTGACGCTGCCAATCGCCACGACCCCGCCAATATGCTCAATCGCCGGCGCCAAGGCCACGGGGACGATGTATAAAATCGCGCCCCAATGCAGCTCGGGTGCGACAAAGGCTGGCAGCGCCAACCAAGGCGCAGCGGCCACTTGGCTGGTATCGATCACCCCACAAAAAGCGGCGACGGTGCAGCCGACAATAATCCCGGCAAGAATCGGCAGCAGGCGCAGCAAGCCTTGGCCCATGGCCGCGACCAGCACAGTGGTAATCAGCGCGGACATGGAAATCAACATGGCGATTTCATACGGCACCAGTTGTGCGCTGCCATCGCCGGCTTTGCCCATGGCCATGTTTACGGCCACCGGTGAAAGCGCCAGGCCGATGGAGATGATCACGGGGGCGATCACCACCGGCGGCAGTAGACGGTCGATAAAGCCCGCCCCTCTGATGCGCACCACAGCGCTGAGCAGGATGTAGACCAAGCCGGAGGCGACGATGCCGCCCAGCACGGCTGGCAAACCGAACTCACCTTTAGCGGCGAGGATTGGTGCAATAAAGGCAAAGCTGGAGGCTAGGAATACCGGGACTTGGCGACCGGTCACCAGTTGGAACAATAAGGTGCCGACGCCGGCGGTAAACAGCGCGACGTTGGGGTCCATGCCGGTGATCAGTGGCATCAGCACCAAGGCACCAAAGGCCACAAACAGCATCTGCGCGCCGGAAATACTTTGCCGCCAAATAGGATCGTTGAATTCGTCAGTCATGGGTCAGGCGTCCTTTTGTTTGGTGCCAAAGATTTTGTCGCCGGCATCGCCGAGGCCCGGAATGATGTAACCCTGTTCATTTAGGCATTGGTCGATTGATGCGGTGTAAATGACTACATCCGGGTGCGCGTCGTGGACAGCTTTGATGCCTTCGGGCGCGGCGACCAGCACCATGGCGCGGATTTCTTTGCAGCCGGCTTTTTTCAGCAAGCTGATAGTGGCGACCATGGAGCTGCCGGTGGCGAGCATCGGGTCGATAATCATCGCCAGGCGTTCGTCAATTTCCGGCACCAGTTTTTCCAGATACGTGTGTGCTTGCAGGGTTTCTTCATTGCGAGCCACGCCTACGGCGCTGACCTTTGCCCCGGGGATCAGGCTCAGTACGCCTTCGAGCATGCCAATACCGGCGCGCAAGATAGGGACCACGGTGATCTTTTTGCCGGAGATTTTTTCAACCTGAACGGCGCCGCACCAGCCTTCGATTTGGTAATTCTCCAGGGGTAGATCCTTGGTCGCCTCGTAGGTCAGCAACGCGCCAACTTCCTGGGCCAACTCGCGGAAGTTCTTGGTGCTGATATCGGCTCGGCGCATCAAACCGAGTTTGTGGCGGATCAGCGGGTGGCGGATCTCTTGGACGGGCATGGGCAGGGGTCTCCGGCAGGACGGGCGAAAAATTGCGTTAGATTAAAGCATTGGTGATGCCACGCGCTGCGGCTTAATGGCATAAAGTCAGTAAAAACATACCAATGCGCTGACCATGGCCGGTAATTGCAACAGGTGTTGTGCCAACGCTTGCTCTGGGCTGTGCAGATGGGTAAATTTGCGCCCTTTTATTTTGACGCATTGATCAGCTTTAAGCTCGGTGCCGTCCCGCTTCCAAGAGGAAACAGCATGTCCGTTGATCTCGCGCACATCCGCAACGTTATGGCCGAAGCCGATTGCCTGTACAGCGAGGCTGAAGTTGAAGTGGCCATTGATCAGGTCGCGGTCGCGATCAATGCCAACCTGGCCGAACGCAACCCCGTGGTTTTTTGTGTGATGAACGGCGGCTTAATCTTCTCTGGCAAGCTGCTGCCCAAGCTCAACTTCCCACTGGAATTGTCCTACCTGCACGCCACCCGCTACCGCAATGAAACCAGCGGCGGCGAGCTGTTCTGGAAGGCCAAGCCAGAAATTTCCTTTATTGACCGCGACGTGCTGATCATCGATGACATCCTCGATGAAGGGCACACCCTCGGTGCAATCATCGACTTCTGCCATCACGCCGGCGCCCGCGCGGTGCACACCGCTGTGTTGATCGACAAAGATCACGACCGTAAAGCCCGCCCAGAGCTGAAGGCCGACTACGTTGGTTTACCCTGCATTGACCGTTATATTTTCGGTTACGGCATGGACTACAAAGGCTACTGGCGCAATGCGGCGGGTATTTACGCGGTTAAAGGCTTGTAGTTAGCGCTGGCTGGCTTGTGCTTGTAAGTCTGCATCCGTTGAGCCGGCTGCTGCGCCGGCGTTACACTGCCGGCCCCGTGTGGCTTGGTGAGTTGGAGTGAATGATGCGTAAAGACAAGAAGCAGGTGATTGGCGAAGCGATTGCGGATGAGCCGATCAAGCTGTTCCTCAGCGTAGAGCCGGCCGATGCCACGCCGCCGTCGCTGCATAAGCTGGTCAAGGCCTACCGTGGCCTGCGTATTGATGATTTTGAGCGGTTTGTGGGTTTCTTCGTTGCTGAAGGGTTTGACCTGAACGCCAAGGATGCCCAAGGTAATGACTTTATCGCCTTGATTCAGGATCAACGCTTTGCCGAACCCTACGTAGACGTGATCAAAGCCGCCCGCGGCTAAGCGCGAAGTCAGCGTTTGCTGCTTGGAACATGAATCATGCCTGCCACTGAGCCGCGACTTGTTCGCGGCTCAGTGGTTTCTGAGGTACTGGTTATTTCTTGCCGATAATCACGCAAATCAATAGTGCTGGGCGGCCCTAGACGACCGGTCATATCCTAGCGGCATGAACTCCAGTATCCGTGTCGACAAGCGTGACCTGATCCTCGCCAAAGGCGCTGAGGTGATGACCCGTCGCGGTTATCACGGCGCTGGCGTTCAGGAAATCGTCCAAGCGGCAGGGGTGCCGAAAGGTTCTTTCTACCACTACTTTGCCAGCAAAGAAGAGTTCGCCCTGCAGGCCCTGCAGCAGGTTTATCAGCCACGGTTAGCCCGCTATGCCGAAGCGCTTGGCAATCCGCTGCTCAGCCCGCGTGAGCGCATCCTCGGTTATTACGCTGAGTTAGTTGAGCACTTCGCCCGGCAAGAGCGGCTGGAATACCACTGCTTTATTGGCAGCCTGAGCTTCGAGATGGCGGAGCTGTCGCCGACCTTGGGCGTGCAAGTGGATGCGATTCTGCAAACCTCGGCTGACATTCTGCAGCGCTGCCTGGAACAGGCGCAGAGCGCCGGTGAGCTGCCCGCTGATGAAGACTGTCGCAACCTGGCGAGCTTTATCGCCAATGCCTGGCAGGGCGCGTTGACCCGGCTGAAAGTGGCGAACAATTGCCAAGCCTTAACCGACTTTATCCAGCGCCTGCAGCGGTTGTTGCAGGCCTGACCTTTTAAAAAACACCCAAACAAGACGACCGGTCGTTTACCGGCCAGAGGAATGATGATGACCGACCCTGTTAAAGCGCTGTTCCAACCCTTCACCCTAGGCAACCTGAAGCTGCCAACCCGCGTGGTGATGGCGCCGATGACCCGCTCCTTCTCCCCAGGCGGCGTGCCGAACAGCAAGGTCATCGAGTACTACCGTCGCCGTGCGGCGGCCGGTGTTGGCCTGATCGTTACCGAAGGCACCACGGTGGGTCACAAGGCTGCCAACGGCTACCCCAACGTGCCGCGCTTCTATGGTGCAGATGCCCTGGCCGGCTGGCAGAAAGTGGTCGAGGCGGTCCATGCCGAAGGCGGCAAGATCGTTCCGCAGCTGTGGCACGTGGGCAATGTGCGCAAGCTGGGCACTGAGCCGGATGCCAGCGTTCCGGGCTATGGCCCGAGTGAAAAAATCAAAGACGGCACCGTCGTCGTGCATGGCATGACCCAGGATGACATCAACGAAGTCATCGCCGCCTTCGCCCAAGCCGCTAAGGATGCACAGAGCATCGGCATGGATGGCGTAGAGATTCACGGCGCTCACGGCTATCTGGTCGACCAGTTTTTCTGGGAAGGCACCAACAAGCGCACTGACCAATACGGCGGTGATCTGGCCCAGCGTTCGCGCTTTGCCATTGAGCTGATCCAAGCCGTGCGCGCCGCTGTCGGCCCGGACTTCCCGATTATCTTGCGTTTCTCGCAGTGGAAGCAGCAGGACTACACCGCACGCCTGGTGCAGACCCCAGAAGCGCTGGAGGCTTTCCTCAAGCCGCTGTCTGACGCCGGCGTGGACATTTTCCATTGCTCGACGCGCCGTTTTTGGGAGCCTGAGTTTGAAGGCTCCGACCTCAACCTGGCCGGCTGGACACGCAAACTCACCGGCAAGCCCACCATCACCGTCGGCAGTGTTGGTTTGGATGGCGAGTTCCTGCAGTTCATGGTCAACACCGACAAGGTCGCCCAGCCGGCCAGCCTGGAAAACCTGCTGGAGCGTTTGAACAACCAAGAATTTGATCTGGTGGCAGTGGGTCGCGCCTTGCTGGTTGACCCGGATTGGGCGGTGAAGGTGCGCGATGGCCGCGAGCAGGACATTCTGCCGTTCAGCCGTGAAGCGCTGATGAGCCTGGTTTAAGCGGTACTATTTTTGTGTGCGCCGCAAAACGGCGCCACGCTCCTCAGCCCCGGCACATCGGGGCTTTTTTTTGCCGGTGCAAAACGCGCAACTGCACGCCAACAGCCTGTGCGGTAGGGCGAGTTGGATTAACGACTATTGGCTCTGGCCGGTTTTGACCACAAGGATTCACCATGAAGCGTTTTGCCAACATTTTAATCAGCGTCGTCCTGCTGGCTTTGGTCGCGCTAACGGCTGCGGCCGCTTGGAACTGGGCGCCAGATCGCCCCGTGGCGCAACTTAAACCGCGTTGGGCCTTGCCGCCCTCACAGTTCGTGGCCCTCGACGGCATGCAGGTGCACCTGCGTGATCAAGGCCCGCGCGATGACCCCGCGCCAATTGTGCTGCTGCATGGCACCTCGGCCAGCCTGCACACCTGGGAAGGCTGGGTGGCCGCGCTGCAGAATAAACGTCGGGTGATTAGCCTGGATTTACCCGGCTTTGGCCTGACTGGGCCATTCCCTGGCGGTGATTACCGCATGGCTCACTACAGCGCTTTTCTTGCCAACGTGCTGGATCAGCTACAGGTGCCGCGTGCAGTGGTGGCGGGCAATAGCTTTGGTGGTCAATTGGCCTGGCAATTCGCCTTGGATCATCCGCAGCGGGTCGAGCGTCTGGTGTTGGTGGATGCGGCGGGTTACCCGCGCAATGCCACTTCCATACCCATCGGTTTTCGCTTGGCGCAAATTCCCGCATTGGCGCCGTTGATGGACAACCTGCTGCCGCGCGCGATGATTGAAGCGAGCATCCGCAATGTCTATGGCGACCCGAGCCAGGTGAGCGATGAGCTGATTGATCGTTACTATGAGCTGACCCTGCGCGCCGGCAACCGGCAAGCCCTGCGTCAGCGCTTTACTCAAGCCGACGGCGGGTCAGGTTATACCCGCATTGCTGAGCTGAAAGTGCCGACGCTGATTATCTGGGGTGGCCGCGATCAGCTGATCCCGCCGGTCAACGCCGAACGTTTCCAGCGGGATGTCGAAGGCAGCCGCGTCGTGCTATTCGACGACTTAGGCCATGTGCCCCAAGAAGAAGACCCCGCGCGCACCGTGGCAGCGCTGCAAGCCTTTCTTAGCGACATGTAGCCAGTGGTTTTTTGCCGATGCAGCCGCGTAGCTGGTTGTTAAGTGCCGCTGCCGAATAGGCAGTGGCCTGTCCTGACCTACCTCGGTCTGGGCTGCAGGGCAAGGTACCTATAATCGCGCCCGCTCAAACCGCTAAAGCGGGCATGGGACAGATGAAATGGTATTGGTGAGCCAAGCGCCATGGCGTTATTCAGCCGAGGTTCTCACCCTCGCTGCTGGGGGCAATGCATTGCGCCGCGCTTCTTAGGCAAAAAACCGTGCGATAACCGGTCATAAGCACCTAGGCTGTAGGCACTGAGGCTGCGCTTTTGCAGCAGCCGGCTGTTATTCGAAAGGATGTAGACCAATGGATGAACCCCTCGCCACTTCTTCCTTGGAAGCTGTATCAAGACCGTTGCTCAAACTGGCCAAGATGTTGTGCGGCATGCAGACCAGTTTTATCACGCTGATTGACTGGAACAACATGCGCCAGAGCGTGCTGCACTGCGACAGCGACCCTGCATTGCCGATCACCGAAGGCACAGTGGTGGATTGGAGTGAATCGCTGTGCCGGCGTATGTTTTCCAACGGAGACGTGCAGAGCTGCAACATCGACAGTTTGTTTGCCGATACGCCAGGCGCGGGCATGGGCATTAAATCGTTTGTGGTGTTGCCTGTGGTGCTGGCCGATCGCACGTTGGGAACGTTTTGCGTCGCCAGCCTTGAGCGGGTCGAGCTGGATGAGCAGGTGCTGGAGCAGTTGCAGCTGATCAGCGATGCATTGTCATATCAGTTCCACTTAGAACTTGAGTATCAAGCGTTGCACAAGCGTGCTGAAGACCGTCAGCAGTTGATTGATGATCTGCACCAGCAGGCCTCGACCGATCCGTTGACGGGGCTGCTCAACCGCCGCGGCTTTACCCTGCAGTGGCAGCGCGCCATGGCCCACAGTGCCATCACCGGCAGTTCCTTAGCGGTAATGATGATCGACATTGACCACTTCAAAAAATTGAATGACCTGCATGGACATGAGCGC is from Pseudomonas sp. TMP9 and encodes:
- a CDS encoding sensor domain-containing diguanylate cyclase — its product is MDEPLATSSLEAVSRPLLKLAKMLCGMQTSFITLIDWNNMRQSVLHCDSDPALPITEGTVVDWSESLCRRMFSNGDVQSCNIDSLFADTPGAGMGIKSFVVLPVVLADRTLGTFCVASLERVELDEQVLEQLQLISDALSYQFHLELEYQALHKRAEDRQQLIDDLHQQASTDPLTGLLNRRGFTLQWQRAMAHSAITGSSLAVMMIDIDHFKKLNDLHGHERGDAALIHVASALGRVTRKQDFVCRLGGDEFVVVAPGSDASGLEILGQRLQQQLQAVAHDLFMHVSIGIAAAPQHPVDDLLRLADQALYRSKQQGRNCINSA
- a CDS encoding MFS transporter, translated to MLNNNNDYPSSTRAWVTVAILMVAYVLSFIDRQILNLLVGPIRRDLMISDTQMSLLMGLSFALFYTVCGIPLGRLADTKSRRGLIAVGIIFWSMATAACGMAKLYWQFLICRIGVGVGEAALSPAAYSLIADSFPAERRATAISVYSMGVYLGSGLAFLLGGLVIQFASAQGDVVLPVIGEVRPWQLIFLILGAAGVLFTLLMLAVKEPARRGVGAGVAVPLAEVGRYIRANRRTVLCHNFGFAGLAFAGYGSAAWVPTFFIRTYGWDAGQVGIVYGSIVAVFGCLGIVFGGRLADWMAKRGSSDANMRVGLYAAIGAVPFVLAFPLMDSAFWAAVLIAPTVFFLSMPFGVAPAAIQEIMPNSMRGQASAIYLFVITLIGLGIGPTAVALVTDYVFADDNALRYSLLIVTALAVFSAIVLLSMGLKPYRESVVRLQGWAASHA
- a CDS encoding TetR family transcriptional regulator C-terminal domain-containing protein; its protein translation is MNSSIRVDKRDLILAKGAEVMTRRGYHGAGVQEIVQAAGVPKGSFYHYFASKEEFALQALQQVYQPRLARYAEALGNPLLSPRERILGYYAELVEHFARQERLEYHCFIGSLSFEMAELSPTLGVQVDAILQTSADILQRCLEQAQSAGELPADEDCRNLASFIANAWQGALTRLKVANNCQALTDFIQRLQRLLQA
- a CDS encoding uracil-xanthine permease family protein — encoded protein: MTDEFNDPIWRQSISGAQMLFVAFGALVLMPLITGMDPNVALFTAGVGTLLFQLVTGRQVPVFLASSFAFIAPILAAKGEFGLPAVLGGIVASGLVYILLSAVVRIRGAGFIDRLLPPVVIAPVIISIGLALSPVAVNMAMGKAGDGSAQLVPYEIAMLISMSALITTVLVAAMGQGLLRLLPILAGIIVGCTVAAFCGVIDTSQVAAAPWLALPAFVAPELHWGAILYIVPVALAPAIEHIGGVVAIGSVTGKNFIKKPGLHRTLLGDGLATSVAGMLGGPPNTTYAEVTGAVMLTKNYNPKIMTWAACFAIGLAFVGKFGTALQSIPVPVMGGILCLLFGSIAVVGLNTLIRHQVDLSEARNLIIVSVTLVFGIGGMVMGNSEFALSGISLCAISALVLNLVLPGGAGWRSKTVLEDPDL
- a CDS encoding hypoxanthine-guanine phosphoribosyltransferase yields the protein MSVDLAHIRNVMAEADCLYSEAEVEVAIDQVAVAINANLAERNPVVFCVMNGGLIFSGKLLPKLNFPLELSYLHATRYRNETSGGELFWKAKPEISFIDRDVLIIDDILDEGHTLGAIIDFCHHAGARAVHTAVLIDKDHDRKARPELKADYVGLPCIDRYIFGYGMDYKGYWRNAAGIYAVKGL
- a CDS encoding alpha/beta fold hydrolase produces the protein MKRFANILISVVLLALVALTAAAAWNWAPDRPVAQLKPRWALPPSQFVALDGMQVHLRDQGPRDDPAPIVLLHGTSASLHTWEGWVAALQNKRRVISLDLPGFGLTGPFPGGDYRMAHYSAFLANVLDQLQVPRAVVAGNSFGGQLAWQFALDHPQRVERLVLVDAAGYPRNATSIPIGFRLAQIPALAPLMDNLLPRAMIEASIRNVYGDPSQVSDELIDRYYELTLRAGNRQALRQRFTQADGGSGYTRIAELKVPTLIIWGGRDQLIPPVNAERFQRDVEGSRVVLFDDLGHVPQEEDPARTVAALQAFLSDM
- a CDS encoding NADH:flavin oxidoreductase; translated protein: MTDPVKALFQPFTLGNLKLPTRVVMAPMTRSFSPGGVPNSKVIEYYRRRAAAGVGLIVTEGTTVGHKAANGYPNVPRFYGADALAGWQKVVEAVHAEGGKIVPQLWHVGNVRKLGTEPDASVPGYGPSEKIKDGTVVVHGMTQDDINEVIAAFAQAAKDAQSIGMDGVEIHGAHGYLVDQFFWEGTNKRTDQYGGDLAQRSRFAIELIQAVRAAVGPDFPIILRFSQWKQQDYTARLVQTPEALEAFLKPLSDAGVDIFHCSTRRFWEPEFEGSDLNLAGWTRKLTGKPTITVGSVGLDGEFLQFMVNTDKVAQPASLENLLERLNNQEFDLVAVGRALLVDPDWAVKVRDGREQDILPFSREALMSLV
- a CDS encoding PA4642 family protein, with amino-acid sequence MRKDKKQVIGEAIADEPIKLFLSVEPADATPPSLHKLVKAYRGLRIDDFERFVGFFVAEGFDLNAKDAQGNDFIALIQDQRFAEPYVDVIKAARG
- the upp gene encoding uracil phosphoribosyltransferase, producing MPVQEIRHPLIRHKLGLMRRADISTKNFRELAQEVGALLTYEATKDLPLENYQIEGWCGAVQVEKISGKKITVVPILRAGIGMLEGVLSLIPGAKVSAVGVARNEETLQAHTYLEKLVPEIDERLAMIIDPMLATGSSMVATISLLKKAGCKEIRAMVLVAAPEGIKAVHDAHPDVVIYTASIDQCLNEQGYIIPGLGDAGDKIFGTKQKDA
- the hemH gene encoding ferrochelatase, yielding MTDHALLLVNLGSPASTSVADVRSYLNQFLMDPYVVDLPWPLRRLLVSLILIRRPAASAHAYASIWWEDGSPLVVLSKRLQDEMKASWTHGPVELAMRYGEPSLQTVLTRLASQGIKKVTLAPLYPQFADSTTTTVIEEARRVVREQQLPIRFSILPPFFEQPEYLEALVESAKPYLEQEFDHLLLSFHGLPERHLRKLDPSKHCLKGPDCCRTASPEVLATCYRAQCLRSAELFAQRMGLKPEQWSVSFQSRLGRDKWIEPYTETRFDELAQQGVKKLLVMCPAFVADCIETLEEIGDRGREQFTEAGGESLQLIPCLNDHPRWVEALKVLSERAPLML